The Microscilla marina ATCC 23134 genome contains a region encoding:
- a CDS encoding DKNYY domain-containing protein: MFSKNNQVFYYNAGRHKSIALKEIDAQTFIKIGHFKANPGNQPIIHTAYPEAKNVEYFYCKDRRGVYLIEEVFTQERFSPRVTIYKLGWADPKTFTTNNALFPYAKDKNGVYLHIHKVPNLLPQGITSCQDIMNAPHHSYEKLPIEVLYQYP; this comes from the coding sequence ATGTTTAGCAAAAACAACCAAGTTTTTTACTACAATGCTGGTCGCCACAAAAGCATTGCCCTCAAAGAAATAGATGCGCAGACCTTTATAAAAATAGGACATTTTAAAGCCAACCCTGGCAACCAACCCATCATACATACTGCCTACCCAGAAGCCAAAAATGTTGAGTATTTTTATTGCAAAGACAGGCGCGGGGTATACCTAATAGAGGAAGTTTTTACTCAAGAACGTTTTTCGCCCAGAGTAACTATTTATAAATTGGGCTGGGCAGACCCTAAAACTTTTACTACCAACAATGCGCTGTTTCCTTATGCCAAAGACAAAAACGGAGTGTATCTACACATCCACAAAGTACCCAACCTACTGCCCCAGGGCATTACCTCGTGTCAGGACATTATGAACGCACCACACCATAGTTATGAAAAACTCCCTATAGAAGTACTTTACCAATATCCTTAA